The Corynebacterium marinum DSM 44953 genome contains the following window.
AGTTCGTCTTCTACGCGCAGCAGGACGCCGCCTACAACGACCTCCTGGCCGGCAACCTGGACACCCTGGACGCCATCCCCGACACCGCGTTCTCCACCTTCCAGGACGAGCTCGGCGACCGTGCCGTGAACGAGCCCTCCGCCGTCTTCCAGTCCTTCACCATCCCGGAGAGCCTTGACCACTGGGGTGGCGAGGAGGGCAAGCTGCGCCGGCAGGCCATCTCCCACGCCATCAACCGCGAGGAGATCACCGACGCGATCTTCCAGGGCACCCGCACGCCGGCCACCGACTTCACCTCTCCGGTCCTGCCGGGCTACGACGGTGAGATCCCGGGCAACGAGGTCCTGAACTACGACGCCGAGCGGGCCCGTGAGCTGTGGGCCCAGGCCGATGAAATCGCCCCGTTCACCGGCGAGTTCACCCTCTCCTACAACTCCGACGGCGGCCACCAGGCCTGGGTCGACGCCGTGACGAACTCCATCCGCAACACCCTGGGGATCGAGGCCGTGGGCAGCCCGTACCCGGACTTCAAGTCGCTGCGCGACGACGTCACCGGACGCACCATCCAGGGCGCCTTCCGCACCGGCTGGCAGGCGGACTACCCCTCCAGCGGCAACTTCCTCGGCCCGCTCTACGGCACCGGCGCCGGCTCCAACGACGGCGACTACTCCAACCCGGAGTTCGACGCCAAGCTGGCGGAGGCCGCCCGCGCCGGGTCCACGGAGGACGCCGCGCGAATCTACAATGAGGCGCAGGAGATTCTCTTCCAGGATCTGCCGGCCATCCCGCTGTGGTACTCCAACGTCGCCGGCGGTTACAGCGAGAACGTCGACAATGTCGTCTTCTCCTGGAAGTCCGTCCCCGTGTACTACGACATCACCAAGAACTAGCCCCCTGATGCCCTGCGACGGCTGATACCCGCGTGACGCGCAGCGCGTCACGCGGGTATCAGCCTGTCCGGCCACCCATCACCCTGAAGGAATAGTTATGTTGCGCTACATCGGGCGACGGCTGCTCCAGATGATCCCCGTGTTCTTCGGGGCCACGCTCCTCATCTACGCACTCGTCTTCCTCATGCCCGGCGACCCGGTCCAGGCCCTCGGCGGCGACCGGGGATTGTCCGAGGCCGCCCGCGCCCGCATCGAGGCGGAGTACAACCTGGACAAACCCTTCCTCGTCCAGTACCTGCTCTATCTCAAGGGTATTTTCACCCTCGATTTCGGCACCACCTTCTCCGGGCAGCCCGTCTCCGACGTCATGGCCCGCGCCTTCCCCGTCACCATCAAACTCGCCGTCATGGCGCTGGTTTTCGAGGCCTTCTTCGGCATCCTCTTCGGCGTGATCGCGGGAGTCCGCCGCGGCGGCATCTTCGACTCCACCGTCCTGGTGATGTCCCTGATCGTCATCGCCGTGCCCAGCTTCGTCATCGGTTTCGTGCTCCAGTTCCTCGTCGGAGTGAAGTGGGGGATACTCCCCGTCACGGTCGGCTCCCGGGAGACGTTCACCTCGCTGCTCATGCCGGCGGTGGTGCTGGGAGCGGTGTCCTTCGCCTACGTCCTGCGGCTGACCCGCCAGTCCGTCAGCGAGAACCTGCGCGCCGACTACGTCCGCACCGCCCGCGCCAAGGGCCTGAGCAACGGGCAGGTGATGAGCCGGCACGTGCTGCGCAACTCGCTCATCCCCGTCGCCACCTTCCTCGGCGCGGACCTGGGCGCGCTCATGGGCGGCGCCATCGTCACCGAGGGCATCTTCGCCATCAACGGTGTCGGTGGCACCATTTACCAGGCGATCATCAAGGGCGAGCCGACGACCGTCGTGTCCTTCACCACGGTCCTCGTCATCGTCTACATCGTCGCCAACCTCATCGTGGACCTGATCTACGCCGTGCTCGACCCGAGGATCCGCTATGCCTGACATGAACCGAAACGTCGCTAACCCGGCCGGCGAGGACGACCTCCTGGCCACCCGCCACCCCGCCCCGCGTCCGGGGCAGGACCACTTCATCGCCGACACCGACGAGACCGGCCTGGGCGCCGTCGACGCCGTCGCCGACGAGTCCGCGCCGTCGTCCATGTGGGGCGAGGCGTGGCGGCACCTGCGCCGCCGACCCCTGTTCTGGGTGTCCGCCCTCCTCATCCTCGTGGCGGTGCTCATGGCCGTTGTCCCGCAGCTGTTCACCTCCGTCGACCCGCGCGCCTGCACGCTCTCCGACTCTTTGGGAGGACCGCAGGCGGGCCACCCCTTCGGCTTCGACCGTCAGGGCTGCGACATCTACTCGCGCACCATCTACGGCGCCCGCGCCTCGGTGTCGGTGGGGCTGCTCACCACAGCGCTGGTGGTGGTCATCGGCACCTTCATCGGTGCGATCGCCGGTTACTTCGGCGGAATCCTGGACACCCTGCTCTCCCGCGTGACGGACATCTTCTTTGCGATCCCGCTGGTGCTGGCCGCCATCGTGGTCATGCAGATGTTCAAAGACCACCGCACCATCATCACCGTCGTGCTCGTTCTGGGGCTCTTCGGCTGGACCAACATCGCGCGCATCACCCGCGGCGCCGTCATGGGGGTGAAGAACGAGGAGTACGTCACCGCCGCCCGCGCGCTCGGCGCCTCGCGCTTCAAGATCCTGGCCAGCCACATCATGCCCAACGCGGCTGCCCCGATCATCGTCTACGCCACAGTGGCGTTGGGCACCTTCATCGTCGCGGAGGCCACCCTGTCGTTCCTGGGCATCGGCCTGCCACCGTCGATCGTCAGCTGGGGCGGGGACATCTCCGCCGCGCAGGCCTCGCTGCGCACCGCCCCGATGGTCCTGTTCTACCCGGCTATGGCGCTCGCGCTCACTGTCCTGAGCTTCATCATGCTCGGCGACGTCGTCCGCGACGCCCTCGACCCGAAGGCGAGGAAGCGATGACCGAGAACGCCACCCCCCTGCTGGAACTGAAGGACGTGAAGATCTCCTTCACCTCCTCCACCGGCGTCGTCGAGGCCGTCCGCGGCATCAACATGGCCGTCTACCCGGGCCAGTCCGTCGCCATCGTGGGAGAGTCCGGCTCCGGCAAGTCCACTGCGGCCATGTCGATCCTGGGGCTGCTGCCCGGCTCCGGCAAGGTCACCGGCGGGCAGATCCTGTTCAACGGCGAGGACATCACCGGCCTGGGCGACAAGGAAATGCAGCGCTTCCGCGGCTCCGAGATCGGGCTGGTCCCCCAGGACCCGATGTCCAACCTCAACCCGGTGTGGCGCGTGGGCACCCAGGTCGCGGAGAGCCTGCGGGCGAACAACGTGGTCAAGGGCTCCGAGGTGGGCGCGCGCGTCCAGGAGCTGCTCGAGGAGGCGGGACTCCCGGACGCCGGGCGCATCGCGCGGCAGTACCCGCACGAGTTCTCCGGCGGCATGCGCCAGCGGGCGCTCATCGCGATGGGCCTGGCGGCCCGCCCGAAGCTGCTCATCGCCGACGAACCGACCTCGGCACTGGACGTCACCGTGCAGAAGAAGATCCTCGACCACCTGGGCACCCTTACCGAGGAACTCGGCACCGCCGTGCTGTTCATCACCCACGACCTGGGCCTGGCGGCCGAACGCGCCGAACACCTCGTGGTGATGCACCGCGGCCGCATCGTCGAGTCCGGCCCCAGCATGCAGATCCTCCGGGACCCGCAGCACCCCTACACCCGCCGGCTGGTGAAGGCGGCGCCCTCGCTGGCGTCGGCACGCATCCAGTCGGCCCTGGCGGCCGGTGTCGAGTCCGCGGAGCTGGTGGCCCACGGGCGGGAGGCGAAGACGCAGGAGGTCATCCGGGTGGAGAACCTCACCAAGGTCTTCGGGGAGAAAACCGCCGTCGACGACGTCAGTTTCACCCTGCGCAAGGGCACCACCCTGGCGCTGGTCGGCGAGTCTGGTTCCGGCAAGTCCACCGTGGCGAACATGGTGCTCAACCTGCTGGAACCCACCAGCGGTAAAGTCCTCTACCAGGGCACCGACCTGTCGACGCTGGGCAACCGCGAGCTCTTCGAGATGCGCCGGAAGATGCAGGTGGTATTCCAGAACCCCTACGGTTCGCTGGACCCGATGTTCTCCATCTACCGGTGCATCGAGGAACCCCTCGCCCTGCACGGGGTCGGCGGGCGCAAGGAACGGGAGAACCGCGTCGCGGAACTGCTCGACATGGTCGCCATGCCGCGCTCCGCCATGCGGCGGTTCCCCAACGAGTTGTCCGGTGGCCAGCGCCAGCGCATCGCCATCGCCCGGGCGCTGGCGCTCAATCCGGAGGTGCTGGTCCTGGACGAGGCCGTCTCCGCGCTCGATGTGCTGGTGCAGAACCAGATCATCCAGCTGCTCGCGGAACTCCAGGAGGAGCTCGACCTGTCCTACCTGTTCATCACGCACGACCTCGCCGTCGTCCGGCAGATGGCGGACGATGTGGTCGTCATGAAGCAGGGCGCGATCGTCGAGCAGGGCACGGCGGACGAGATCTTCGCCGATCCGCGCGAAGAGTACACCCGGGACCTGATCACCTCCGTCCCCGGCCTGAACATCGAGCTGGGCACGGGGGCGAACCTCGGCCTGGCGGGGGACGGGACACCCTCCGCCGGCGGCGCCTGACCCCGCTGCGCGCCCCGGCCCCGCCACCTGGACTGTTCAGGTGGCGGGGCCGGGGCGTACGCGGGGAGCTCAGGCCTGCGGGTCCAGGACCACCTTGATGCAGCCGTCGGTCTTCTTCTGGAACATCTCGTAGGCCCCCGGCGCCTCGTCGATGGGCAGGCGGTGAGTCACCAGATCATCCACCCCGAGCGGGTCGGCCGGATCCTCCACCAGAGGGAGCAGGTCGTCGATCCAGGCCTTGACGTTCGCCTGCCCCATGCGCAGCTGGATCTGCTTGTCGAAGAGCGTGAGCATCGGCAGGGGGCTGGCCTCCCCGCCGTACACCCCGCTGAGGGAGACGGTGCCGCCGCGGCGCACCAGGTCGATGGAGGAGTGGAGGGCGGCCAGGCGGTCGATCCCGGCGTGTTCCATCATCTTCCGGCCCAGCGCGTCGGGGAGGAGTCCGACCGCGGTGTGGGCGGCCTTCGCGATGGGCGAGCCGTGGGCCTCCATGCCCACCGCGTCGATGACGGCGTCGGGGCCGCGGCCCTCGGTGGCGTCGCGGATCTCGTCGTTGGTGTCGGAGGTGAAGTCGAGGACCTCGACGCCGTTGCGGGCGGCCATGGCCCGCCGCTCGAGCACCGGGTCGACGCCGAAGACCCGCGCACCCAGGTGCAGGCCGATGCGGGCGGCCATCTGGCCGATCGGGCCGAGACCGTAGACCGCGAGAGTGCCGCCTTTCGGGACGTCCGCGTACTGGACAGCCTGCCACGCGGTGGGGAGGACGTCGCTGAGGAAGAGGTAGCGGTGGTCGGGCAGATCCTCGCCGATCTTGACCGGTCCGAAGTCCGCGTGCGGGACCCGCAGATACTGGGCCTGCCCGCCGGGCACCGAACCGTAGAGGCGGGAGTAGCCGAACAGCCGCGCTCCGGTTCCCTGCTCCCTGACCTGCGTGGTCTCGCACTGGGAGTAGAGCTTGCGGTCGCACATCCAGCAGCGGCCGCAGGCGATGGTGAAGGGGACGACCACGCGGTCGCCCACCTTGAGGTTGGAGGCGGAGCCGGCCTCCACGACCCGGCCCATCGGTTCATGCCCGATGATGTCGCCGGCGTCCATGTAGGGGCCGAGGACCTCGTAGAGGTGGAGGTCGGAGCCGCAGATGGCGGTGGAGGTGACCTCGATGATCGCGTCGTTGTCCTGTTGGAGGACGGGGTCCGGGACGTTGTCCACGCTGACGTTCCGCTTGCCCTGCCAGGTGACTGCCTTCATGATTGCTCCTTATGCGGTGGGGGTGGTGTGGTCGGCGACGGTGCTTTCCCGCATGAGCTCGTGGAGCAGCTCGAGGGAGCGTCGCCGGGCTTGCGCGAGGACGTCCCCGGGGTCGCCGTCGAAATGGTGCAGTTCGGTGCGGGTCCTGCCCCGCACGCGCGCGGCGATCCAGGTCGTGCCGGGCGGCTGCCCCTCCTGTTCACCGGGGCCGCCGCAGCCGGAGGCCGCGACTGCCGCGTCCGCGCCCATGAGCTTCGCGACGCCCGCGGCCATCGCCTCCACCGCGGTTTCGCTGATCACCGGCTGCCCCTCGGGCACGCCCAGGACGTCGTACTTGACGCGGGTCTGGTAGCTGACCACGCTGCCGGCGAACCAGTCGGAGGAGTCCTCCGCGGCGGCGAGCGCGGTCGCGATCTGTCCACCGGTCAACGATTCTGCGGTGGCGACGGTGAAGCCGTGCTTCTTCGCCAGTTCGGCGACGGCGGCCGCGGCGGTCTTTCCGCCTGGTGTGGAGTCGGACATGTCTGCGCCTTCCTCAATCCGTCAGTCCCAGAAGGTGTCCCGGTCGTCGCGCAGCGCGCGTTCACGGGCGTAGGCGTGGACCCCGTCCAGGGTCGCAGTCTGCCTGTCGCTGGTCTCGACCAGCCGGTCGAAGACCTCCTCGTCCAGGCCCAGTTGAGGCGAAAGTTCGCGGAGCGTCTCCCACACGCCCTTCTTGCCGGCCACGGCGGAGCGCATGAGTTCGGCCTCCAGCAGCAGGGTCATGGGGGAGCGTTGGACGACCCGCCCGTTGAGCTTGAGACGTCCGGCGCGCTCAGCTGCCCAGGCCGCGGCCTGGCGGTAGGGCCGCCGCGGGAAACCGAGGTCGTCGATGATGTTGCGCAGCAGCTCCCGGTCGGCGCGGATCTCGTCGGCCAGCGAGGCCAGATCCGCGTACACCGGGGTGTCCACGAAGTCCTCCGCCATCCGCTCGATGCGGTTGACTCCGGCGGTGGCACCCGTGAGGTGGTCGGACAGGTACAGCCCGAGCAGGTCCTTCGTCAGTTCCTCGGGCAGGTCCTCCGGGCCGTCCTCCGGCGCGGACCCCGCACCCGACCGGGCCCCGGCCTTCGCCGGTTCCCCGGTCACGGTAACGAGGCGTTCGTCCTTGTCCCGCGGGTGCAGCGAGGGAGAGGGGTGGCCGTGACCCTCGACGATGGCGTCGATGAGCTCCTGCAGCGCGTCCACGGCGGAGACCTGCGGGCGCCACCCCAGCTCCTCGGCGGCCCGGGAGTTGTCCATGAGCGGAACCTGCATGCCCATGTCCAGCCAGCCGGCGTCGGCGGGGACGATGCCCGCCTTGTGGGCGGCGGCGAGAGCGGCACGGACAATCCCCGGCGGAACCTCCATGACGCGGCCGTGGTCGATGACGTCGGCGAGTTCCTGCGGACCCAGGACGTCGTCGGCGCAGATGTTGAAGGTGCCGGGCACCTGCCGGACCGCGGCCGCCACGTAGGCGCGCCCGATGTCGTCGGCGTGCACCGCCTGCAGGAGCAGGCCCTTGGGCACTGTCAGGGCGGGCAACCGGCCGGCCTTGAGCAGCTGAAGCGGCATGGCGCCGCCCAGGAAGTAGCGCTGGACCTCCGATGCGGCATCCGCCTGGAAGATCAGTCCCGGTCGGAGCCGGGTGACGGCCACCTCCGGGTGCTCCGCGGCGAAGGCGTCCAGCACCTTCTCCTGGGCGGCCTTGTCCACACTGTAGTGCGAGGAGTCGATGCCGCCTGCGGGGAAGGACTCGTCGCGCAGCGGCGGTTCCCCGCCGCCGGAACGTGCCTCGTCGGGTGAGTACGCGCCCACGGAGGAGGCGGCGACCAGGTGGGGGACGCCTGCCCGGGCGACCGCCTCCGTGACGCGCCGGGTGCCCTCCACGTTGACCCGGCGCAGCAGCTCGCGCTGGTCGTTGGGCTGGATGAGCCAGGCCAGGTGGATGACGGAGTCCGCGCCGCGGAACACCTCGGTGAGCTGCTCGACGGCGTCGTCGGAGGTGGAGGCCGCGGCGATGTCGATGGAGTGCCACTCGCAACCCTCGTAGGGTTCCACCCCCGGATCGGGCAGACGCCGGGCAACGGCAACGATTCCGGTGACCTCGGAGGTCTGATGGAGAGCCCGCAGGACCGCGGTTCCGGCATTTCCAGTGGCGCCGACAACGACAATTTTCATGGTTCTCGCTCCAGAATCGGTGGGGTGCTGTCACCTCCGAGGAAACGGGAAAATCCTGCGTTTTTCAAGGAGTTCGGGTGTTTTCCCTGCTTAACGAAGTAGCTCGACCTTATGGGTTGAGTGACCGGCCTCACGCATGGTCGTCGCATGGTCGTCGCGGGCGAGGTCCTTCGGGGCCGGCCGCCGGGGACGCCTGCCGGGGACGCCTGCTGGGGACGCCTGCCGGGGACGCCTGCCGGGGACGCCTGCCGGGGACGGAAACATCCCGCCTCCGGGCTGGCCGGCGGCGGGATGTTGGAGTTCTGGCTGGTGCGGATCAGTAGTTCGCGGGCGGGTCGCTCGCGGGGAAGGAATCCTCGCCCCACTCTTCGACGAGTTCGTCGGTGTCGGCGCCCGGGCGCTTGCCCGGGTTGCCGGGATCGGTCTCCTCTGCGACGGTCTGATCCTCGAGCTCCTGCTCGACGATGCCGGGTTCCTCGTTTTGCTTCGGGTCGTGGCTCATGGTCAGGTCCCTTCTGTCAGCGGCACAGTCCCCGGAGGGTGCGGCGTGCGCCGCGGTGTGCTCGTGGGAAAGTTTAGTGATCCGGCGGGATCGGCGCCGGGGAGGTCAGAGGATTTCGTCGATGGCTTCGGTGGGGCGGGCGATGCGCACACCCTTCTCCGTCACCACGAACGGGCGCTCGATCAGCCGCGGGTGGGCGGCCATTGCGGCGAGCAGCTCGTCGTCCGGCGTGGCGGGGGAGAGGCCGAGTTCCCGGTACTCGGCCTCCTTCGTGCGCACGGCGTCGTGGACTGCGATTCCGGCGGCGCCGATGAGCTCGCGGAGCTTCTCGACGCTCGGCGGCGCGTCCAGGTAGCGGATGATCTCCGGCTCGATCCCTCTGTCCCGCAGGCGCTCAAGGGCCTGGCGGGACTTGGAGCAGCGGGGGTTGTGGTAGATCGTCGTCATGCCACAACCCTAACGCCGGCTCAGTAGTTGGCGGGCGGGTCGCTGGCGGGGAAGGACTCCTGGCCCCACTCCTCGGCGAGCTCCTGCTTCTGCTCGGGGCTTTCCTTGCCCGGGTTCTCCGGGTGGTTGTGCTGGTAAGGCTTGTCCTCGGGGAACTCCCAGACATGGCCCTTGCTGGTTGCGTCGTTGCTGTCCACGGCGTGTCCTTTCCATCGTTTTCAAAGGGGTGAATCGATTTCGGGAGCGACGGACGGTCCGGGATGGCGTCCGGGACTGTTCGTTGTGCCCAATTCCGAGCCTACCCCTGTTGTGTGCGCGGGGACACAGTTATCGGGCTATTCAGCGGGGACCATGTCGATCTCATCCGCCCACGTCAGCTCGATGCCGAGGGTGCGCAGCCACTCCATAGCGTCGTCGTGGTGGCGCGTGATCCCTTCCACGGCGTTGAGGGTGACGTCGATGGCGCGCTCGGCCTCTGCGGCGGTGATCAGACCGGCGGAGGTCGCGGCGGCGAGCTCGTCTATGTCCTGCACGTCGATGGGTTCGCCGGTGACGGAGACCAGGTCGACGTAGAGGTCGCGGGTGGACCATACGCCGCCGTCGACGTGGATGTCGGCGACGTCGAAGTAGAAGTCCTGCCGCTCGTCGACGCCGTCCCGGAAGTGGAAGATATTGGCCCGCAGGCCGAGCTTGGGCAGAAGCCAGGATTCGAGGTAGCCGAAACGCGGGTGGTTCGCCCCGCGGGCCATGTACAGGCCGAAGTCGGTGAGCCGGTAGGTGTCCACCTCCCGGAGGTGCCCCTTGGGATCGATGTTGATCCGGTCGGTGGTGTTGAAGGTCTCTTGCTTGACCGGATGAAGATCAGCTGCCATGACGGTTACCTCGCATCGATGATTGCGGCTGTGGGCAGGAACGAGCACGTTGTGTCCTCGGTCCGGACGGCGCCCGAGACGATCGCGACGACAGTGCCGTTACCGGTGTCGGCGGTGCCGGAGAGGGTGGCCGGACCGTCCGGGTTGATGCCGTAGTTGCCCAGGGGGGTGACGCCGTTGCGCAGGGTGTCCAGGTTGAACCAGGTGACGTTCATGCCGCCCTGCTCGGGCAGCGCCGGTGCGGTGCCCAGGGCGGTGAACACGAAGGCGGTCTGGCCTGCGGCAGCGCCGGGCGCGGGAATCTCCGCCGGGCCGGGGACGGCGATGGCGGTGCCCACGGCGTCGAGTTCGCCGCCGATGCAGGAGCCGGCGACCGTGGGCCAGTAGAACTGGGTGAAGACGGGGGCGTTCTCGGGCAACGGCGGGCCGCCGTCACCGTTGTCTCCGACGCTGAAGGCGAGCGCGCTCAAGATCGCGTCGCGCATCTGGGCGGGCAGCCACGGCTGGTTGGCGAAGTCCCTGATCTGAGCCTGGGTCTGCGGGGTCGGGCGGCCGAGTTGGTCGAGCGGGTTCTGTGAGGATGCCGGGGACGAGATCTGGGCGGACGCCGCGGCGGGGCTGATGCTGAGGCCGAGTGCGCTGACGGCGGTCAGTGCGACGGCTGCTGCAGCTGTCCGGACGGCGGTTCTCCGTGCGATGGATCCCACAGGCGGGTCCTCTTTCCTGAACTCAAGGCGGTACGGCGGTTGTGTCGGCGGTGATCATCCCGGCCACAATCGCAACATTGGTAACAGTAGTTTCGTTACCCAACAATATTCACTTGCGTGACGCAGTCAACCGGAACGGCGGAATAGCCCGGAAACTGCTCCGCCCGGCTATTCCTTGTTTCGGGGAAGGAAACCGAATCGTTACACGACGGCGGAAAATCTTCGCCGGAGCAGGGATAAGTCATCCGACGGTGTGACCCCGACCCCTCGATGGTGCGCTACACCAATATTGCGGGTATCGTCAACGGCTGTTCACCATCGCGTGCCCGGTGACTGTCGGCCGCGATCCCTTTTTTTAGGAGCAGCCCACTCGTGTCCCATCCTGAGTTCCGCAACGTCGCCATCGTCGCACACGTCGACCACGGCAAAACCACCCTCGTCAACTCCATGCTGGAGCAGTCCGGCGTGTTCGACGACCACGGTGGTGTCACTGACCGCGTGATGGACTCCGGTGATCTCGAACGCGAGAAGGGCATCACCATCCTGGCCAAGAACACCGCCGTGCGCCGCAAGGGTGCCGGCAAGGACGGCCGGGACCTCATCATCAACGTCATCGACACCCCGGGCCACGCCGACTTCGGCGGCGAGGTCGAGCGCGCGCTGTCCATGGTCGACGGCGTCGTCCTCCTGGTCGACGCTTCCGAGGGTCCCCTCCCGCAGACCCGTTTCGTGCTGGGCAAGGCCCTGGCGGCGAAGATGCCGGTGATCATCCTGGTCAACAAGACCGACCGCGCCGACGCCCGCATCGACGAGGTCGTCTCGGATTCCCAGGACCTGCTCCTGGAGCTCGCCTCATCCCTCGAGGACGAGGAGGCCGCCGCGGCTGCCGAAACCCTGCTCGACCTGCCCGTCCTCTACGCCTCCGGCCGCGAGGGCAAGGCCTCCACTGAGAACCCCGGCAACGGCAACGTCCCGGATGCTGAGGACCTTCAGGCCCTGTTCGACGTCATCTACAACGTCCTTCCGGAGCCGTCCGCGGACCTCGAGGCGCCGCTGCAGGCCCACGTGACCAACCTGGACTCCTCCTCCTTCCTCGGCCGTATCGGCCTGGTCCGCATCTTCGCCGGCTCCCTGAAGAAGGGCCAGCAGGTCGCCTGGATCCACTACGACGACGAGGGCAACCAGCACACCAAGACCGTCAAGATCGCCGAGCTGCTGCGCACCGTCGGTGTGACCCGCCAGCCCACCGATGAGGTCGTCGCCGGCGATATCGCCGCGATCTCCGGCATCGACGAGATCATGATCGGCGATACCCTCGCTGATCTGGCACACCCGGTGGCCCTGCCCCGGATCACTGTCGACGAGCCTGCCATCTCCATGACCATCGGCGTGAACACCTCCCCGCTGGCCGGTCGCGGCGGCGGCGACAAGCTCACCGCCCGCATGGTCAAGGCCCGCCTGGACAACGAGCTCATCGGCAACGTGTCCATCCGCGTCCTCCCGACCGAGCGCCCCGACACCTGGGAGGTGCAGGGCCGAGGCGAGATGGCGCTGTCGATCCTGGTGGAGACGATGCGCCGCGAAGGCTTCGAGCTTACCGTGGGCAAGCCGCAGGTGGTCACCCAGACCATCGACGGCAAGATCCACGAGCCCTACGAGCACATGATCATCGATGTGCCCTCCGAGCACCAGGGCGCCGTCACCCAGCTCATGGCCGCCCGTAAGGGCCAGATGACCGCCATGGACACCGGCTCCGGCGACTGGGTGCGCATGGAATTCGACGTGCCCGCCCGCGGGCTCATCGGCTTCCGCACCACCTTCATGACCGAGACCCGCGGTACCGGCATCGCCAACAGCTTCGGCATCGAGCTGCGCCCCTGGGCCGGCGAGATCAAGGGCCGTTCCTCCGGCTCCCTGGTCGCCGACCGTTCCGGCAAGATCACCGCTTTCGCCTTGCAGGGACTGTCCGACCGCGGCTCCTTCTTCGTGGAGCCGGGCACCGAGGCATACGAGGGCATGGTCGTCGGCGCGAACAACCGCGAGGAGGACATGGACGTCAACATCACCAAGGAAAAGAAGCTGACCAACATGCGTGCGGCCAGCGCCGACACCACGGTCACCCTCGCCAAGGCCCAGGCCCTGTCCCTGGACGAGGCCATGGAGTTCTGTGGCCAGGACGAGTGCGTGGAGGTCACTCCCGACGTCCTCCGTGTCCGCAAGCTCCACCTCGGGGCCACCGAGCGCGCCCGCGCCCGTTCCCGCGAGAAGAACCTCAACAAGTAGGAGACACGGCCGGCGGCGTCGGTCGGCACTGCGGCCCGGGAAGACCTAGGCTGCGTGCATGACCGCCTCCGGCCTTTCCCGCAGTCCCGTCGGCGTCGCGATCATGTTCGCGACCAACGGGGCTGTTTTCGCTTCCGTGCTCCCCTGGTACCCCACGCTCAAGCAGCAGTGGGGCCTCGACGACCTGGTCTTCGGCTTCGTCGTCGCGGCGTTCGCCGCCGGCTCGCTGGGTTCGACGGTGCTGCCCTCTCTGGCGGTCAGCCGTTTCGGTCCCCGCCGGGTGGTGTTCTGGGGAACCGTGGCGCTCGCGCTGCTGGTCGCCGGGGTCGGGTGGGCGCCCTCGGGCCTGGTCCTGGCGGTTCTGCTCCTGGGCGTCGGGCTTGCCGACGCCGTCGTGGACGTCTCCCAGAACGTCGCTGGTGTTCGGGTGGAGAGCCGGGGCAGACGGTCGATCCTGTCCTCCATGCACGCCTTCTGGTCCCTGGGGGCGGTGGCCGGAGGTGCCGTCGGCACCGCGGCGGCCAGCGCGGGGTGGGACATCCGTGCCCACCTGGCGGCTGTGGCGGTCTCGGTGATCGGCCTGGTCGCCCTCGCCGTGCTGCTGACAGGGCCGGTGCCTGCGGTTCCGGCCGCGGCGGACGGGCCCGGCGGCGTCGAGAAGCGGCCGTGCCCCGGATTCGGGCGGATCATGCTGGTCACGCTGCCGGTCGCGCTCCTGGCGACCTCGGGCACCATGGTGGAGGACATCGCCAACAACTGGGCCGGGTTGTCCTCGGTGGAGTTGGCCGGCGTCGCGGTCGGCGACGCGGGCGTGGCCTTCACCGTGGTGCTGGCGGCGCAGATGGTGGGGCGTTTCACCGGCGACCGGTTCATCGACCGCTTCGGCCGCGTCGCCGTCGCCCGGGCGGGCGGCGTGCTCATCGCCCTCGGTGGACTCGCTGTGGTGGC
Protein-coding sequences here:
- a CDS encoding zinc-dependent alcohol dehydrogenase, with the translated sequence MKAVTWQGKRNVSVDNVPDPVLQQDNDAIIEVTSTAICGSDLHLYEVLGPYMDAGDIIGHEPMGRVVEAGSASNLKVGDRVVVPFTIACGRCWMCDRKLYSQCETTQVREQGTGARLFGYSRLYGSVPGGQAQYLRVPHADFGPVKIGEDLPDHRYLFLSDVLPTAWQAVQYADVPKGGTLAVYGLGPIGQMAARIGLHLGARVFGVDPVLERRAMAARNGVEVLDFTSDTNDEIRDATEGRGPDAVIDAVGMEAHGSPIAKAAHTAVGLLPDALGRKMMEHAGIDRLAALHSSIDLVRRGGTVSLSGVYGGEASPLPMLTLFDKQIQLRMGQANVKAWIDDLLPLVEDPADPLGVDDLVTHRLPIDEAPGAYEMFQKKTDGCIKVVLDPQA
- a CDS encoding CinA family protein — its product is MSDSTPGGKTAAAAVAELAKKHGFTVATAESLTGGQIATALAAAEDSSDWFAGSVVSYQTRVKYDVLGVPEGQPVISETAVEAMAAGVAKLMGADAAVAASGCGGPGEQEGQPPGTTWIAARVRGRTRTELHHFDGDPGDVLAQARRRSLELLHELMRESTVADHTTPTA
- a CDS encoding NAD-dependent epimerase/dehydratase family protein gives rise to the protein MKIVVVGATGNAGTAVLRALHQTSEVTGIVAVARRLPDPGVEPYEGCEWHSIDIAAASTSDDAVEQLTEVFRGADSVIHLAWLIQPNDQRELLRRVNVEGTRRVTEAVARAGVPHLVAASSVGAYSPDEARSGGGEPPLRDESFPAGGIDSSHYSVDKAAQEKVLDAFAAEHPEVAVTRLRPGLIFQADAASEVQRYFLGGAMPLQLLKAGRLPALTVPKGLLLQAVHADDIGRAYVAAAVRQVPGTFNICADDVLGPQELADVIDHGRVMEVPPGIVRAALAAAHKAGIVPADAGWLDMGMQVPLMDNSRAAEELGWRPQVSAVDALQELIDAIVEGHGHPSPSLHPRDKDERLVTVTGEPAKAGARSGAGSAPEDGPEDLPEELTKDLLGLYLSDHLTGATAGVNRIERMAEDFVDTPVYADLASLADEIRADRELLRNIIDDLGFPRRPYRQAAAWAAERAGRLKLNGRVVQRSPMTLLLEAELMRSAVAGKKGVWETLRELSPQLGLDEEVFDRLVETSDRQTATLDGVHAYARERALRDDRDTFWD
- the arsC gene encoding arsenate reductase (glutaredoxin) (This arsenate reductase requires both glutathione and glutaredoxin to convert arsenate to arsenite, after which the efflux transporter formed by ArsA and ArsB can extrude the arsenite from the cell, providing resistance.), which gives rise to MTTIYHNPRCSKSRQALERLRDRGIEPEIIRYLDAPPSVEKLRELIGAAGIAVHDAVRTKEAEYRELGLSPATPDDELLAAMAAHPRLIERPFVVTEKGVRIARPTEAIDEIL
- a CDS encoding DUF402 domain-containing protein, translated to MAADLHPVKQETFNTTDRINIDPKGHLREVDTYRLTDFGLYMARGANHPRFGYLESWLLPKLGLRANIFHFRDGVDERQDFYFDVADIHVDGGVWSTRDLYVDLVSVTGEPIDVQDIDELAAATSAGLITAAEAERAIDVTLNAVEGITRHHDDAMEWLRTLGIELTWADEIDMVPAE